One window of the Megalops cyprinoides isolate fMegCyp1 chromosome 2, fMegCyp1.pri, whole genome shotgun sequence genome contains the following:
- the ppp4r1 gene encoding serine/threonine-protein phosphatase 4 regulatory subunit 1 isoform X2 produces MADLSLLQEDSQEEIDGSLDFVSQDEMLTPLGRLDKYVASENIFNRQMVARSLLDTLKAVSEDERDCIAVLERVGRLADDSEPTVRAELMEQVPHIAIFCQENRPSIPFAFSKYLLPIVVRYLADQNNQVRKTSQAALLVLLEQELIDRGDIETQVCPVLVDLTAPDSNDDVKTEAMAIICKMAPMVGKDITERLFLPRFCEMCCDCRMFHVRKVCAANFGDICSVVGGEATEELLLPRFFQLCSDNVWGVRKACAECFMTVSAATSQEVRRTKLSSLFISLISDPSRWVRQAAFQSLGQFISTFASPSTVGQYFREEEEGDCSCTHPQNSNESPPNADAAVREPSPGLAAEGDSDGRAGSPPHTVEEGEAGAPHPNDVARESPLHCDAEPLQFRRTEEGSVDVAVEGGGEQAADDLAPEAPCDAEAEDTPPPGPAEPDPDPAPAPPLRDPEDGARDRDAPRGADPATTEKHTGPAEEEKPVAPSPSPSEPVSPGDAIPEQELYNSFHYWRTPIPSIDLDLELQERAGCGDPGSGSGQATAPTLGRKELEEMIENLEPHIDDPDVKAQVDVLTAALRATVLDSHLEDGSQEPQDAEGPRDNPFSVNNVPLIVDSADIECGESALQMSLGEDSELSYGSLSPEEERKSKQQDVVPQALLDQYLSMTDPSRAQTVDMEIAKHCAYSLPGVALTLGRQNWHCLRDTYETLASDMQWKVRRTLAFSIHELALILGDQLTAADLVPIFNSFLKDLDEVRIGVLKHLYDFLKLLHQETRRKYLYQLQEFLVTDNSRNWRFRSELAEQLVLLLELYSGQDVYDYLRPLAFSLCTDRVSSVRWISYKLVSEIIRKLSSNPALVADFMAELVDKFCHSPKWSGRQAFAFVCQLVIEDDCVSLEQFCEHLLAPLLQLASDPVPNVRVLLAKTIRQSLLEREYFLHSANSHQEALEQTLVALQMDLDKDVKYFASVHPGSTRISEDAMSTASSTY; encoded by the exons ATGGCGG atTTATCTTTGCTTCAGGAAGACTCACAGGAGGAGATAGACGGAT CCTTGGACTTTGTATCGCAAGATGAGATGCTGACGCCTCTGGGAAGACTGGATAAATACGTCGcgagtgaaaatatttttaacag GCAAATGGTGGCTCGAAGCTTGCTGGACACTTTAAAGGCCGTGAGTGAGGATGAGAGGGACTGTATCGCTGTCCTAGAGAGAGTTGGCAGGCTGGCCGACGACTCGG AGCCTACTGTTCGAGCGGAGTTAATGGAACAAGTCCCTCATATCGCCATTTTCTGTCAAGAGAACAGACCTTCCATTCCTTTTGCATTCTCCAAGTATTTACTACCAATAGTCGTGAGATACCTCGCTGACCAGAACAACCAG GTCCGGAAGACCAGCCAGGCAGCCCTCCTGGTGCTGTTGGAGCAGGAGCTCATCGACAGGGGGGACATCGAGACGCAGGTCTGTCCCGTCCTGGTCGACCTGACAGCCCCCGACAGCAACGACGATGTCAAGACGGAGGCCATGGCG ATAATCTGTAAAATGGCTCCGATGGTGGGGAAGGACATCACGGAGCGCCTGTTCCTGCCGCGGTTCTGCGAGATGTGCTGCGACTGCAGGATGTTCCACGTGCGCAAG GTTTGTGCAGCCAATTTCGGGGACATCTGCAGCGTGGTCGGAGGGGAGGCGACGGAGGAGCTGCTG CTGCCCCGCTTTTTCCAGCTCTGCTCGGACAATGTGTGGGGGGTGCGGAAGGCCTGCGCCGAGTGCTTCATGACCGTTTCCGCAGCCACCTCTCAGGAAGTGCGCAGGACcaagctctcctccctcttcatcAGCCTCATCAGCGACCCTTCCCGATGG GTGCGGCAAGCTGCCTTCCAGTCCCTGGGCCAGTTCATCTCTACGTTCGCCAGTCCGTCTACTGTGGGCCAGTACttcagggaggaggaggagggggactGCAGCTGTACCCACCCACAGAACAG CAACGAGTCGCCGCCGAATGCAGACGCAGCAGTGAGGGAGCCGTCGCCCGGCCTCGCTGCGGAGGGAGACTCAGACGGGAGGGCGGGGAGCCCCCCTCATACCGTGGAGGAAGGGGAGGCCGGCGCCCCGCACCCGAACGACGTCGCCCGGGAATCTCCCCTGCACTGCGACGCCGAGCCGCTGCAGTTCCGCCGCACCGAGGAAGGCAGCGTGGATGTGGCGGTGGAGGGGGGCGGCGAGCAGGCCGCCGACGACCTCGCCCCGGAGGCGCCCTGCGACGCGGAGGCGGAGGACACGCCCCCGCCGGGCCCGGCAGAGCCGGACCCGgaccccgcccccgcccccccactgCGGGACCCCGAGGACGGAGCGCGGGACCGGGACGCCCCGCGGGGAGCTGACCCAGCCACCACAGAGAAGCACACGGGCCcggcggaggaggagaagccGGTCGCCCCTTCGCCCTCGCCGTCAGAGCCGGTCTCCCCGGGAGACGCCATCCCCGAGCAGGAACTGTACAATTCCTTCCATTACTGGAGGACTCCCATCCCCAGCATTGACCTGgacctggagctgcaggagagggCTGGCTGCGGTGACCCCGGCAGCGGCTCCGGCCAGGCCACCGCCCCCACCCTGGGcaggaaggagctggaggagatgatCGAGAACCTCGAGCCGCACATCGACGACCCTGATGTGAAAG CACAAGTGGACGTGCTGACCGCGGCCCTCAGAGCGACGGTGCTGGACTCCCACCTGGAGGACGGCTCCCAGGAGCCCCAGGACGCAGAGGGGCCCCGGGACAACCCCTTCTCCGTCAACAACGTGCCTTTGATCGTGGACTCCGCGGACATCGAG TGCGGGGAGTCGGCCCTGCAGATGAGCCTTGGCGAGGACTCTGAGCTGAGCTACGGCAGCCTGAGtcctgaggaggagaggaagtcCAAGCAGCAG GACGTGGTCCCGCAGGCTCTGCTGGACCAGTACCTGTCCATGACCGACCCGTCGCGAGCGCAGACGGTGGACATGGAGATCGCCAAGCACTGCGCCTACAGCCTCCCGGGCGTGGCCCTCACCTTGGGCCGGCAGAACTGGCACTGCCTCCGGGACACCTACGAGACGCTGGCCTCGGACATGCAG TGGAAGGTCCGCAGGACGCTGGCCTTCTCCATCCACGAGCTCGCCCTCATCCTGGGGGACCAGCTGACCGCCGCCGACCTGGTGCCCATCTTCAACAGCTTCCTCAAGGACCTGGACGAGGTGCGGATAGGGGTCCTCAAACACCTCTACGACTTCCTGAAG cttttGCACCAGGAGACCCGTCGCAAATATCTTTACCAGCTGCAGGAGTTCCTGGTCACAGACAACAGCCGCAACTGGCGCTTCAGATCAGAGCTGGCTGA ACAGCTGGTCCTGCTGCTGGAACTCTACAGCGGTCAGGACGTCTACGACTACCTGCGGCCTCTCGCCTTTAGTTTGTGCACAGACAGAGTGTCCTCTGTTCGGTGGATCTCCTACAAGCTG GTAAGCGAGATCATCCGGAAGCTCTCCTCAAACCCGGCGCTGGTGGCGGATTTCATGGCTGAGCTGGTCGACAAGTTCTGTCACTCTCCAAAGTGGTCTGGGCGCCAGGCCTTCGCCTTCGTTTGCCAG CTGGTGATCGAGGACGACTGCGTGTCGCTGGAGCAGTTCTGCGAGCACCTGCTGGCCCCGCTGCTGCAGCTGGCGTCCGACCCCGTGCCCAACGTCCGGGTCCTGCTGGCCAAGACCATCCGCCAGAGCCTGCTGGAGAGAG AATACTTCCTGCATTCTGCGAACTCGCACCAGGAGGCGCTGGAGCAGACGCTGGTGGCCCTGCAGATGGACCTGGACAAGGACGTGAAGTACTTCGCCAGCGTGCACCCGGGCAGCACGCGCATCAGCGAGGACGCCATGAGCACGGCCTCATCCACGTACTGA
- the ppp4r1 gene encoding serine/threonine-protein phosphatase 4 regulatory subunit 1 isoform X1: MADLSLLQEDSQEEIDGFGVDDYNSESDVIIIPSALDFVSQDEMLTPLGRLDKYVASENIFNRQMVARSLLDTLKAVSEDERDCIAVLERVGRLADDSEPTVRAELMEQVPHIAIFCQENRPSIPFAFSKYLLPIVVRYLADQNNQVRKTSQAALLVLLEQELIDRGDIETQVCPVLVDLTAPDSNDDVKTEAMAIICKMAPMVGKDITERLFLPRFCEMCCDCRMFHVRKVCAANFGDICSVVGGEATEELLLPRFFQLCSDNVWGVRKACAECFMTVSAATSQEVRRTKLSSLFISLISDPSRWVRQAAFQSLGQFISTFASPSTVGQYFREEEEGDCSCTHPQNSNESPPNADAAVREPSPGLAAEGDSDGRAGSPPHTVEEGEAGAPHPNDVARESPLHCDAEPLQFRRTEEGSVDVAVEGGGEQAADDLAPEAPCDAEAEDTPPPGPAEPDPDPAPAPPLRDPEDGARDRDAPRGADPATTEKHTGPAEEEKPVAPSPSPSEPVSPGDAIPEQELYNSFHYWRTPIPSIDLDLELQERAGCGDPGSGSGQATAPTLGRKELEEMIENLEPHIDDPDVKAQVDVLTAALRATVLDSHLEDGSQEPQDAEGPRDNPFSVNNVPLIVDSADIECGESALQMSLGEDSELSYGSLSPEEERKSKQQDVVPQALLDQYLSMTDPSRAQTVDMEIAKHCAYSLPGVALTLGRQNWHCLRDTYETLASDMQWKVRRTLAFSIHELALILGDQLTAADLVPIFNSFLKDLDEVRIGVLKHLYDFLKLLHQETRRKYLYQLQEFLVTDNSRNWRFRSELAEQLVLLLELYSGQDVYDYLRPLAFSLCTDRVSSVRWISYKLVSEIIRKLSSNPALVADFMAELVDKFCHSPKWSGRQAFAFVCQLVIEDDCVSLEQFCEHLLAPLLQLASDPVPNVRVLLAKTIRQSLLEREYFLHSANSHQEALEQTLVALQMDLDKDVKYFASVHPGSTRISEDAMSTASSTY, encoded by the exons ATGGCGG atTTATCTTTGCTTCAGGAAGACTCACAGGAGGAGATAGACGGAT TTGGTGTGGATGACTACAACTCAGAGTCTGACGTCATTATTATACCTTCAGCCTTGGACTTTGTATCGCAAGATGAGATGCTGACGCCTCTGGGAAGACTGGATAAATACGTCGcgagtgaaaatatttttaacag GCAAATGGTGGCTCGAAGCTTGCTGGACACTTTAAAGGCCGTGAGTGAGGATGAGAGGGACTGTATCGCTGTCCTAGAGAGAGTTGGCAGGCTGGCCGACGACTCGG AGCCTACTGTTCGAGCGGAGTTAATGGAACAAGTCCCTCATATCGCCATTTTCTGTCAAGAGAACAGACCTTCCATTCCTTTTGCATTCTCCAAGTATTTACTACCAATAGTCGTGAGATACCTCGCTGACCAGAACAACCAG GTCCGGAAGACCAGCCAGGCAGCCCTCCTGGTGCTGTTGGAGCAGGAGCTCATCGACAGGGGGGACATCGAGACGCAGGTCTGTCCCGTCCTGGTCGACCTGACAGCCCCCGACAGCAACGACGATGTCAAGACGGAGGCCATGGCG ATAATCTGTAAAATGGCTCCGATGGTGGGGAAGGACATCACGGAGCGCCTGTTCCTGCCGCGGTTCTGCGAGATGTGCTGCGACTGCAGGATGTTCCACGTGCGCAAG GTTTGTGCAGCCAATTTCGGGGACATCTGCAGCGTGGTCGGAGGGGAGGCGACGGAGGAGCTGCTG CTGCCCCGCTTTTTCCAGCTCTGCTCGGACAATGTGTGGGGGGTGCGGAAGGCCTGCGCCGAGTGCTTCATGACCGTTTCCGCAGCCACCTCTCAGGAAGTGCGCAGGACcaagctctcctccctcttcatcAGCCTCATCAGCGACCCTTCCCGATGG GTGCGGCAAGCTGCCTTCCAGTCCCTGGGCCAGTTCATCTCTACGTTCGCCAGTCCGTCTACTGTGGGCCAGTACttcagggaggaggaggagggggactGCAGCTGTACCCACCCACAGAACAG CAACGAGTCGCCGCCGAATGCAGACGCAGCAGTGAGGGAGCCGTCGCCCGGCCTCGCTGCGGAGGGAGACTCAGACGGGAGGGCGGGGAGCCCCCCTCATACCGTGGAGGAAGGGGAGGCCGGCGCCCCGCACCCGAACGACGTCGCCCGGGAATCTCCCCTGCACTGCGACGCCGAGCCGCTGCAGTTCCGCCGCACCGAGGAAGGCAGCGTGGATGTGGCGGTGGAGGGGGGCGGCGAGCAGGCCGCCGACGACCTCGCCCCGGAGGCGCCCTGCGACGCGGAGGCGGAGGACACGCCCCCGCCGGGCCCGGCAGAGCCGGACCCGgaccccgcccccgcccccccactgCGGGACCCCGAGGACGGAGCGCGGGACCGGGACGCCCCGCGGGGAGCTGACCCAGCCACCACAGAGAAGCACACGGGCCcggcggaggaggagaagccGGTCGCCCCTTCGCCCTCGCCGTCAGAGCCGGTCTCCCCGGGAGACGCCATCCCCGAGCAGGAACTGTACAATTCCTTCCATTACTGGAGGACTCCCATCCCCAGCATTGACCTGgacctggagctgcaggagagggCTGGCTGCGGTGACCCCGGCAGCGGCTCCGGCCAGGCCACCGCCCCCACCCTGGGcaggaaggagctggaggagatgatCGAGAACCTCGAGCCGCACATCGACGACCCTGATGTGAAAG CACAAGTGGACGTGCTGACCGCGGCCCTCAGAGCGACGGTGCTGGACTCCCACCTGGAGGACGGCTCCCAGGAGCCCCAGGACGCAGAGGGGCCCCGGGACAACCCCTTCTCCGTCAACAACGTGCCTTTGATCGTGGACTCCGCGGACATCGAG TGCGGGGAGTCGGCCCTGCAGATGAGCCTTGGCGAGGACTCTGAGCTGAGCTACGGCAGCCTGAGtcctgaggaggagaggaagtcCAAGCAGCAG GACGTGGTCCCGCAGGCTCTGCTGGACCAGTACCTGTCCATGACCGACCCGTCGCGAGCGCAGACGGTGGACATGGAGATCGCCAAGCACTGCGCCTACAGCCTCCCGGGCGTGGCCCTCACCTTGGGCCGGCAGAACTGGCACTGCCTCCGGGACACCTACGAGACGCTGGCCTCGGACATGCAG TGGAAGGTCCGCAGGACGCTGGCCTTCTCCATCCACGAGCTCGCCCTCATCCTGGGGGACCAGCTGACCGCCGCCGACCTGGTGCCCATCTTCAACAGCTTCCTCAAGGACCTGGACGAGGTGCGGATAGGGGTCCTCAAACACCTCTACGACTTCCTGAAG cttttGCACCAGGAGACCCGTCGCAAATATCTTTACCAGCTGCAGGAGTTCCTGGTCACAGACAACAGCCGCAACTGGCGCTTCAGATCAGAGCTGGCTGA ACAGCTGGTCCTGCTGCTGGAACTCTACAGCGGTCAGGACGTCTACGACTACCTGCGGCCTCTCGCCTTTAGTTTGTGCACAGACAGAGTGTCCTCTGTTCGGTGGATCTCCTACAAGCTG GTAAGCGAGATCATCCGGAAGCTCTCCTCAAACCCGGCGCTGGTGGCGGATTTCATGGCTGAGCTGGTCGACAAGTTCTGTCACTCTCCAAAGTGGTCTGGGCGCCAGGCCTTCGCCTTCGTTTGCCAG CTGGTGATCGAGGACGACTGCGTGTCGCTGGAGCAGTTCTGCGAGCACCTGCTGGCCCCGCTGCTGCAGCTGGCGTCCGACCCCGTGCCCAACGTCCGGGTCCTGCTGGCCAAGACCATCCGCCAGAGCCTGCTGGAGAGAG AATACTTCCTGCATTCTGCGAACTCGCACCAGGAGGCGCTGGAGCAGACGCTGGTGGCCCTGCAGATGGACCTGGACAAGGACGTGAAGTACTTCGCCAGCGTGCACCCGGGCAGCACGCGCATCAGCGAGGACGCCATGAGCACGGCCTCATCCACGTACTGA
- the LOC118795760 gene encoding ralA-binding protein 1-like isoform X1 → MTECFLPPSNSPGEQRRAEHPGGMARTPSSEEVSPAKFPGLYRGGEPSPPHDGHHEPPDAASDDDKEHGKKKNKFKKKEKRTEGYAAFQEDSSADEAESPSKMKRSKGIHVFKKPSFSKKKEKDFKAKEKPREEKGKEKKSKDLTAADVVKQWKEKKKKKKPSAEPELPPAAATATATAAAETPPLRPVFGAPLAEAVRRTALCDGIQLPAVFRECVDYIENHGMKCEGIYRVSGMKSKVDELRAAYDREESPCLEDYDPHAVASLLKQYLRELPETLLSRDAAARFEDACGRPAEADRLQEFQRLLAELPPHSRLLLAWLVTHMHHVISREADTKMNIQNISIVLNPTVQIGNRVLYVFFTHVRELFGDVTLKPVVQPLRWSNMATMPQLPDTPESIKEEIRRQEFLLSSLHQDLQAGVKDLSKEERLWEVQRILTALKRKLREAKRQECETKIAQEIASLSKEDVSKEEMTENEEEVINILLAQENEVLTEQEELLSLEQVLRRQIATEEEEIERLRAEIADIQSRQQGRSETEEYSSDSESESEDEEELQLILEDLQKQNEELQIKNTHLNQAIHEEQEAIIELRVQLRLLQQEQPAQPGPEAQPPRDAPAPPAQASADSKASRESLKPSPSKDRREVSL, encoded by the exons ATGACCGAGTGCTTCCTGCCCCCCAGCAACAGTCCCGGCGAGCAGCGGCGGGCGGAGCACCCGGGCGGCATGGCCCGGACGCCCAGCTCCGAGGAGGTCAGCCCCGCCAAATTCCCGGGCCTGTACCGCGGGGGCGAGCCCTCGCCACCCCACGACGGCCACCACGAGCCCCCCGACGCCGCCTCCGACGACGACAAGGAGCACGGCAAGAAGAAGAACAAGTTCAAGAAGAAGGAGAAGCGAA CCGAGGGCTACGCCGCCTTCCAGGAGGACAGCTCGGCCGACGAGGCGGAGAGCCCGTCCAAGATGAAGCGCTCCAAGGGCATCCACGTCTTCAAGAAGCCTAGCTTCTccaagaagaaggagaaggacttCAAGGCGAAGGAGAAGCCGCGGGAGGAGAAGGGCAAGGAGAAGAAGTCCAAGGACCTGACGGCGGCCGACGTGGTCAAGCAgtggaaggagaagaagaagaagaagaagccgAGCGCGGAGCCGGAACTGCCACCCGCTgccgccaccgccaccgccacaGCCGCCGCCGAGACGCCCCCGCTGCGGCCCGTCTTCGGCGCGCCGCTGGCCGAGGCCGTGCGGAGGACGGCGCTCTGTGACGGCATCCAGCTGCCCGCCGTCTTCCGCGAGTGCGTGGACTACATCGAGAACCACGGCATGAAGTGCGAGGGAATCTATCGGGTGTCGG GGATGAAGTCCAAGGTGGACGAGCTGAGGGCGGCGTACGACCGCGAGGAGAGCCCGTGCCTGGAGGACTACGACCCGCACGCGGTGGCCAGCCTGCTGAAGCAGTACCTGCGGGAGCTGCCCGAGACGCTGCTGAGCCGCGACGCGGCGGCGCGCTTCGAGGACGCCTGCGGCCGCCCCGCCGAGGCCGACAGGCTGCAGGAGTTCCAGCGGCTGCTGGCCGAGCTGCCGCCCCACAGCCGCCTGCTCCTGGCCTGGCTCGTCACCCACATGCACCACGTCATCAGCCGCGAGGCCGACACCAAGATGAACATCCAGAACATCTCCATCGTCCTCAACCCCACCGTGCAG ATAGGGAACCGTGTTCTGTACGTCTTCTTCACCCACGTGCGGGAGCTCTTTGGAGACGTCACTCTGAAGCCCGTGGTGCAGCCTCTGCGCTGGTCCAACATGGCAACCATGCCCCAGCTGCCCGACACCCCGGAGAGCATCAAGGAAGAAATCCGCAGACAG GAGTTCCTGCTGAGCAGCCTGCACCAGGACCTGCAGGCCGGGGTGAAGGACCTGTCCAAAGAGGAGCGGCTGTGGGAGGTGCAGCGAATCCTGACCGCCCTCAAGCGCAAGCTGCGTGAGGCCAAGCGCCAG GAGTGCGAGACAAAGATTGCGCAGGAAATCGCCAGCCTCTCCAAAGAAGATGTGTCCAAGGAGGAGATGACGGAGAATGAAGAGGAGGTGATCAACATCCTCCTGGCCCAG GAGAACGAGGTCCTGAcggagcaggaggagctgctgtctCTGGAGCAGGTGCTGCGCAGGCAGATCGccacggaggaggaggagatcgAGCGCCTGCGGGCTGAGATCGCCGACATCCAGAG CCGGCAGCAAGGGCGCAGCGAGACGGAGGAGTACTCGTCGGacagcgagagcgagagcgaggatgaggaggagctgcagctcaTCCTGGAGGACCTGCAGAAGCAGAACGAGGAGCTGCAG ATTAAGAACACGCACCTGAACCAGGCCATCCACGAGGAGCAGGAGGCCATCATTGAGCTGCGTGTGCAGCTGCGcctcctgcagcaggagcagccgGCGCAGCCCGGCCCCGAGGCCCAGCCCCCCCGAGACGCCCCGGCCCCTCCCGCCCAGGCCTCCGCAGACAGCAAAGCCAGCAGGGAGTCCCTCAAGCCCTCCCCCAGCAAGGACCGGCGGGAGGTCAGCCTGTGA
- the LOC118795760 gene encoding ralA-binding protein 1-like isoform X2 — translation MKRSKGIHVFKKPSFSKKKEKDFKAKEKPREEKGKEKKSKDLTAADVVKQWKEKKKKKKPSAEPELPPAAATATATAAAETPPLRPVFGAPLAEAVRRTALCDGIQLPAVFRECVDYIENHGMKCEGIYRVSGMKSKVDELRAAYDREESPCLEDYDPHAVASLLKQYLRELPETLLSRDAAARFEDACGRPAEADRLQEFQRLLAELPPHSRLLLAWLVTHMHHVISREADTKMNIQNISIVLNPTVQIGNRVLYVFFTHVRELFGDVTLKPVVQPLRWSNMATMPQLPDTPESIKEEIRRQEFLLSSLHQDLQAGVKDLSKEERLWEVQRILTALKRKLREAKRQECETKIAQEIASLSKEDVSKEEMTENEEEVINILLAQENEVLTEQEELLSLEQVLRRQIATEEEEIERLRAEIADIQSRQQGRSETEEYSSDSESESEDEEELQLILEDLQKQNEELQIKNTHLNQAIHEEQEAIIELRVQLRLLQQEQPAQPGPEAQPPRDAPAPPAQASADSKASRESLKPSPSKDRREVSL, via the exons ATGAAGCGCTCCAAGGGCATCCACGTCTTCAAGAAGCCTAGCTTCTccaagaagaaggagaaggacttCAAGGCGAAGGAGAAGCCGCGGGAGGAGAAGGGCAAGGAGAAGAAGTCCAAGGACCTGACGGCGGCCGACGTGGTCAAGCAgtggaaggagaagaagaagaagaagaagccgAGCGCGGAGCCGGAACTGCCACCCGCTgccgccaccgccaccgccacaGCCGCCGCCGAGACGCCCCCGCTGCGGCCCGTCTTCGGCGCGCCGCTGGCCGAGGCCGTGCGGAGGACGGCGCTCTGTGACGGCATCCAGCTGCCCGCCGTCTTCCGCGAGTGCGTGGACTACATCGAGAACCACGGCATGAAGTGCGAGGGAATCTATCGGGTGTCGG GGATGAAGTCCAAGGTGGACGAGCTGAGGGCGGCGTACGACCGCGAGGAGAGCCCGTGCCTGGAGGACTACGACCCGCACGCGGTGGCCAGCCTGCTGAAGCAGTACCTGCGGGAGCTGCCCGAGACGCTGCTGAGCCGCGACGCGGCGGCGCGCTTCGAGGACGCCTGCGGCCGCCCCGCCGAGGCCGACAGGCTGCAGGAGTTCCAGCGGCTGCTGGCCGAGCTGCCGCCCCACAGCCGCCTGCTCCTGGCCTGGCTCGTCACCCACATGCACCACGTCATCAGCCGCGAGGCCGACACCAAGATGAACATCCAGAACATCTCCATCGTCCTCAACCCCACCGTGCAG ATAGGGAACCGTGTTCTGTACGTCTTCTTCACCCACGTGCGGGAGCTCTTTGGAGACGTCACTCTGAAGCCCGTGGTGCAGCCTCTGCGCTGGTCCAACATGGCAACCATGCCCCAGCTGCCCGACACCCCGGAGAGCATCAAGGAAGAAATCCGCAGACAG GAGTTCCTGCTGAGCAGCCTGCACCAGGACCTGCAGGCCGGGGTGAAGGACCTGTCCAAAGAGGAGCGGCTGTGGGAGGTGCAGCGAATCCTGACCGCCCTCAAGCGCAAGCTGCGTGAGGCCAAGCGCCAG GAGTGCGAGACAAAGATTGCGCAGGAAATCGCCAGCCTCTCCAAAGAAGATGTGTCCAAGGAGGAGATGACGGAGAATGAAGAGGAGGTGATCAACATCCTCCTGGCCCAG GAGAACGAGGTCCTGAcggagcaggaggagctgctgtctCTGGAGCAGGTGCTGCGCAGGCAGATCGccacggaggaggaggagatcgAGCGCCTGCGGGCTGAGATCGCCGACATCCAGAG CCGGCAGCAAGGGCGCAGCGAGACGGAGGAGTACTCGTCGGacagcgagagcgagagcgaggatgaggaggagctgcagctcaTCCTGGAGGACCTGCAGAAGCAGAACGAGGAGCTGCAG ATTAAGAACACGCACCTGAACCAGGCCATCCACGAGGAGCAGGAGGCCATCATTGAGCTGCGTGTGCAGCTGCGcctcctgcagcaggagcagccgGCGCAGCCCGGCCCCGAGGCCCAGCCCCCCCGAGACGCCCCGGCCCCTCCCGCCCAGGCCTCCGCAGACAGCAAAGCCAGCAGGGAGTCCCTCAAGCCCTCCCCCAGCAAGGACCGGCGGGAGGTCAGCCTGTGA